The Saprospiraceae bacterium genome includes a window with the following:
- a CDS encoding YdiU family protein, translated as MFKFQHSFTDILPADPSADNVPRQVLDACYSYVEPKGMTAPSVIIYSQEMAEEISLDPPYCLSDEFCQIMAGNKLAAGSTPYAMCYGGHQFGNWAGQLGDGRAINLGEIVNSKSSHLNLQLKGAGPTPYSRTADGLAVLRSSIREFLCSEAMHHLGVPTTRALALVLTGEEVLRDMMYDGNPSYEKGAIVCRVAPSFVRFGNFEILAARKDDTLLKKTADYVLEYYYPHLQYEANPYLALFKEVADKTCQMIVDWQRVGFVHGVMNTDNMSILGLTIDYGPYGWIDDYEPNWTPNTTDLPGKRYRFGNQPVIAQWNLLKLANALFAIIKDESSLRDIIEKFRWQYSRLYQEMMKQKLGLFLSDDDNILISDLEKLLVFEETDMTIFFRELSSVNQYIDADDCFVIMKSAFYNENISLEYKTVFHTWFEKYINRLKSERVSQADRKSMMNAVNPKYVLRNYMAQMAIDQADKGDYTLLHELYEMLKKPYEEQITFHQWFSKRPDWAREKIGCSMLSCSS; from the coding sequence TTGTTTAAATTTCAGCATTCATTTACCGATATACTTCCTGCAGACCCTTCGGCGGATAATGTGCCGAGACAAGTGTTGGACGCCTGTTATTCCTATGTTGAGCCTAAAGGCATGACAGCTCCTTCGGTGATCATTTATAGCCAGGAAATGGCTGAGGAAATATCGCTAGACCCCCCATATTGTCTGTCAGATGAGTTTTGTCAGATCATGGCTGGCAACAAACTAGCAGCCGGCAGCACACCTTATGCGATGTGTTATGGTGGTCACCAGTTTGGAAACTGGGCAGGTCAACTTGGTGATGGAAGAGCAATCAATCTAGGTGAAATTGTCAATTCAAAAAGCTCCCATCTGAATCTCCAGCTCAAAGGTGCGGGTCCGACACCATATTCCCGTACTGCCGATGGCTTGGCAGTATTAAGATCTTCTATCCGCGAGTTTTTGTGCAGTGAAGCCATGCATCATTTGGGTGTTCCTACTACCAGAGCTCTGGCATTAGTGCTCACCGGCGAAGAAGTATTGAGAGATATGATGTATGACGGTAATCCTTCTTATGAAAAAGGAGCTATTGTGTGCAGGGTCGCACCTTCGTTTGTGCGGTTTGGCAATTTTGAAATTCTTGCTGCACGAAAGGATGACACATTACTTAAGAAGACCGCTGACTACGTATTGGAATACTATTATCCTCATCTTCAGTATGAGGCGAACCCATATTTGGCTCTGTTTAAAGAAGTGGCTGACAAAACATGTCAGATGATCGTTGACTGGCAGCGAGTCGGATTTGTTCATGGCGTGATGAATACGGACAATATGTCAATCCTTGGGTTGACGATCGATTATGGTCCTTACGGATGGATAGATGATTATGAACCCAACTGGACTCCAAATACCACAGACCTTCCGGGCAAAAGATATCGATTTGGAAATCAGCCCGTAATAGCACAATGGAACCTCCTGAAACTGGCCAACGCTCTTTTTGCTATCATTAAAGATGAATCATCTCTGCGGGATATCATCGAAAAATTCAGATGGCAATACAGCCGTTTGTATCAGGAGATGATGAAACAAAAGCTTGGGCTTTTCTTATCTGATGATGACAATATATTGATTTCTGATCTTGAAAAACTTCTGGTATTTGAAGAAACTGATATGACAATATTTTTCAGAGAACTTTCAAGTGTTAATCAATACATCGATGCCGATGATTGTTTTGTAATCATGAAGTCAGCATTCTATAACGAAAATATTTCATTAGAATATAAAACTGTTTTTCACACCTGGTTTGAAAAATATATAAACAGACTGAAATCAGAAAGAGTATCACAAGCTGACCGAAAATCCATGATGAATGCTGTCAATCCTAAGTATGTGCTTCGAAATTATATGGCTCAAATGGCTATTGATCAGGCGGACAAAGGAGACTATACTTTACTGCATGAACTTTATGAAATGTTGAAAAAACCATATGAAGAACAAATAACATTTCATCAATGGTTTAGTAAAAGACCCGACTGGGCCCGTGAAAAGATAGGCTGCTCCATGTTGTCTTGCAGCTCTTGA
- a CDS encoding peptide-N-glycosidase — translation MKYILFFLLMSTGAKASDTMHVITHNKTVVVTDPAAGFKSYKMWGVFPNAGTDIRKIILHVKFGCPDSLRCADWDYLDFISIKRKGGVKSESLDYEVARMLTPYGGAFTKNWEFEWETDITDFGLLLRDSVEIEYYHSGYEPNHDRGWKITLDFEIIKGKPTVQPVSIHKIYSGSYKYGDSVSIEHQLTPYSFRKHKDAVFGALKISQTGHGMNPPDGCGEFCSKKREILINGKTIETRSLWKKCGDNPLFPQAGTWLIDRAYWCPGNLPATDDYYFPLSSENVVDVNMEPYFIQPNQAVENINAYVIQYKRNIKGNDVSIEDITVPSNKKIHGRKNPSGYNAEVIIKNQGNQPLTFLQILYGTKGFPEKKYIWNGHLSFGQKDTVLLPGIIESGKSVNNFIARLSAPNGKNDIYPADNTMESTFSKLPVHKNILVVAFKTNNQPKHNSIRVTDMSGQSLYERKFDSLDRDKIFYDTLRLSAGNYELMVEDTQGDGLEFWFNNRGGSGFFRLQDSEGNLLKQFESDFGSFMRYAFSVSDDHTQVSPYNLEPSVMVYPTRTTGPTTLNYFHGLAGDVKVQIITDDGAILIEDHMYKNLKAGTFTYDLSYRPVQRYYLKVFLNGELKYNKRIRVEGAQRRN, via the coding sequence ATGAAGTATATTCTCTTTTTCCTGTTAATGTCGACCGGAGCCAAAGCTTCGGATACGATGCATGTAATCACACATAATAAAACTGTTGTAGTTACTGATCCTGCTGCAGGATTTAAATCTTATAAAATGTGGGGCGTTTTTCCTAATGCCGGGACAGATATTCGGAAAATAATTTTACATGTAAAATTTGGTTGTCCCGATAGTTTGAGGTGTGCAGATTGGGATTATCTGGATTTTATATCGATCAAAAGAAAAGGTGGTGTCAAGTCGGAAAGCCTTGATTACGAAGTTGCCAGAATGCTTACACCTTATGGAGGCGCATTTACTAAAAACTGGGAATTTGAGTGGGAAACAGATATAACAGATTTCGGTTTACTGCTGCGTGACAGTGTAGAAATCGAATACTACCACAGTGGCTACGAACCCAATCATGACAGAGGTTGGAAAATCACTTTAGACTTTGAAATAATCAAAGGAAAACCTACAGTACAACCTGTGAGCATCCATAAAATCTATAGTGGGAGCTACAAATACGGAGATAGCGTTTCCATTGAACACCAGTTAACTCCTTATTCATTCAGAAAGCATAAAGATGCGGTGTTCGGAGCATTAAAAATTTCTCAAACCGGACACGGAATGAATCCTCCCGATGGATGTGGTGAATTTTGCTCAAAAAAAAGGGAAATTCTGATTAATGGCAAAACCATAGAGACTAGATCGCTCTGGAAAAAATGTGGAGATAACCCACTTTTTCCGCAAGCAGGTACATGGCTCATAGATCGTGCATACTGGTGTCCCGGAAATCTTCCGGCAACTGATGATTATTACTTTCCGCTCTCTTCAGAAAATGTGGTTGATGTCAACATGGAGCCGTATTTTATTCAGCCCAATCAGGCAGTAGAAAATATTAATGCGTACGTCATTCAATACAAAAGAAATATAAAGGGCAATGATGTAAGTATAGAAGATATCACAGTACCTTCTAATAAAAAGATACACGGACGAAAAAATCCCTCAGGATATAATGCAGAAGTGATCATCAAAAATCAGGGAAATCAACCTTTAACTTTTCTTCAGATACTATATGGAACCAAGGGTTTTCCTGAAAAAAAGTATATCTGGAATGGCCATCTGTCTTTTGGTCAGAAAGATACAGTTTTACTGCCAGGCATCATTGAGTCAGGAAAAAGTGTTAACAATTTTATTGCCAGACTCAGTGCCCCAAATGGGAAAAACGATATATATCCTGCGGACAATACAATGGAATCAACATTTTCAAAGCTGCCGGTTCATAAAAATATCCTCGTTGTAGCCTTTAAAACAAATAATCAGCCGAAACACAATTCTATTCGTGTTACAGACATGAGTGGTCAAAGTTTGTACGAAAGAAAATTTGACAGCCTTGACAGGGACAAAATATTTTATGACACATTACGACTATCTGCCGGCAACTACGAACTCATGGTGGAAGATACTCAAGGTGATGGCCTCGAGTTTTGGTTCAATAACAGAGGTGGAAGTGGTTTTTTCCGACTTCAGGATTCCGAAGGAAATCTTCTGAAACAATTTGAAAGCGATTTTGGAAGCTTTATGAGGTATGCTTTTTCGGTAAGTGATGACCATACTCAAGTGAGCCCTTATAATCTAGAGCCATCTGTGATGGTTTATCCCACAAGGACCACAGGGCCAACAACGTTGAATTATTTTCATGGATTAGCCGGAGACGTTAAAGTACAAATAATTACCGATGATGGAGCCATACTGATCGAGGACCACATGTACAAAAATCTAAAAGCCGGTACGTTTACTTATGATCTTTCTTACCGACCTGTTCAGAGATATTATCTGAAAGTATTTTTAAATGGCGAGCTGAAGTACAATAAAAGAATTCGGGTAGAAGGAGCACAAAGAAGAAATTAA
- a CDS encoding UDP-3-O-(3-hydroxymyristoyl)glucosamine N-acyltransferase, with product MNFTIPIPVKELVNKFNLELIGDEHQMATGINEIHKVRTGDITFVDIEKYYEKSLKSAATIIIINKKVACPKGKTLLVASAPFAVYNQIVWEHRPMKYLHSDRGENIIIGLNTHIDHGVHIGHDVTIGSGCYIQPGAFIGDQTIIGDNVIIQAGALIGTDAFYYKKINGQYHKWRSGGKVIIGDDVEIGAGSTINRGVSGETIIGAGSKLDCQVHIGHGAVLGKNCMVAAQVGVAGKTIIGDNCVIYGQAGIAQNLIIGDNCIILAKTGVSKNLEGNKTYFGYPAGEAREKFKELAVLRMMINKEED from the coding sequence ATGAATTTTACTATACCCATTCCCGTAAAGGAATTAGTAAATAAATTCAATCTTGAGCTGATTGGGGATGAACATCAAATGGCCACAGGAATCAATGAAATTCATAAAGTAAGGACAGGAGATATCACTTTTGTAGATATCGAAAAATACTATGAAAAATCACTGAAATCAGCCGCTACCATTATCATCATCAATAAAAAGGTAGCTTGTCCTAAAGGAAAAACTTTACTGGTTGCGTCTGCCCCGTTTGCCGTATATAATCAGATAGTATGGGAGCACAGGCCGATGAAATACCTGCATTCGGACCGAGGTGAAAATATCATAATAGGTCTGAATACTCATATAGATCACGGCGTTCACATAGGTCATGATGTGACTATAGGCTCCGGATGTTATATCCAGCCGGGAGCTTTTATAGGTGACCAAACCATCATAGGTGACAATGTCATTATACAGGCAGGTGCATTGATCGGAACTGATGCATTCTACTACAAAAAAATCAATGGCCAATACCATAAATGGAGATCAGGAGGCAAAGTCATCATCGGGGATGATGTGGAGATCGGAGCAGGTTCTACTATCAACAGGGGTGTATCAGGTGAAACTATCATAGGTGCCGGTTCAAAACTGGACTGTCAGGTTCATATCGGTCATGGAGCAGTTCTGGGCAAAAATTGCATGGTGGCTGCTCAGGTAGGTGTCGCAGGCAAAACGATCATCGGTGACAACTGTGTGATCTACGGTCAAGCCGGAATAGCCCAAAATCTTATAATCGGTGATAACTGCATCATCCTGGCCAAAACCGGTGTATCTAAAAATCTTGAAGGCAACAAAACCTATTTTGGATATCCTGCCGGCGAGGCCAGAGAAAAATTCAAAGAACTGGCAGTGCTTCGTATGATGATCAATAAGGAGGAGGATTGA
- a CDS encoding DUF3299 domain-containing protein — MIRIIVFFILIALNLPEMYAQQPLTDNIWKTLSKISYKKEYDELMGFKIDKPVFSESVKALEGKEVTIKGYIIPVEGYKSHKEFIFSAFPYSMCFFCGGAGPETVMEVEATEGIKYSADAIIIKGIIKLNDKDINRLMYKLVNAKLVKS; from the coding sequence ATGATCAGAATTATCGTTTTTTTCATCCTGATTGCACTTAACTTACCAGAGATGTATGCCCAGCAGCCACTCACTGACAATATCTGGAAGACGCTTTCAAAAATCAGCTACAAAAAGGAATATGATGAATTGATGGGATTCAAGATAGACAAACCGGTATTCAGCGAATCCGTCAAAGCCCTCGAAGGTAAGGAAGTAACCATCAAAGGATACATCATTCCTGTAGAAGGATACAAATCACACAAAGAGTTTATTTTTTCAGCATTCCCTTACAGCATGTGTTTTTTCTGTGGAGGAGCAGGACCCGAGACAGTGATGGAAGTGGAAGCGACTGAAGGTATCAAATACTCTGCGGATGCCATTATCATCAAGGGTATCATAAAGCTCAATGACAAGGATATCAACCGACTGATGTACAAATTGGTCAATGCAAAACTAGTGAAAAGCTAA
- a CDS encoding FtsX-like permease family protein: MNILTLAWRNIISNPLNLLMSIILFGLGVGLISFLLLFNTQLKDKFDKNLAEIDLVVGAKGSPLQMILCNMYHIDNPTGNIPIKNAAPLLKDLHPLIKKAIPLSLGDNYKSYRIVGTNHDFVDLYGGKLKEGQLWKEVLEVTIGKSVADETGLKIGDTFSSAHGFTEDDHVHDEHSFKVTGVLEGTGTVMDQLILTNTASVWKVHEGHGDDSENHDHAHEGEEHDHAHGDDHALDDGHIHDNSNQDLLHHMDQEITSVLIQYKNRTNFQALNFGRNINENTEMQAASPAIEINRLYNMIGVGTDALRGLAILIAIVSALSIFISLFKSMRERKYELALLRVMGAGRGKVFSLIILEGLILAVIGFLIGTLLCHIGMETIAKYLKADFRYSFTGWTWIKEEWWVFGVSLVLGFVAALIPAIQAARTDINKTLSEK, translated from the coding sequence ATGAATATACTAACACTTGCCTGGCGTAATATTATCAGCAATCCACTGAACCTGCTCATGAGTATCATCCTGTTTGGACTCGGAGTAGGGCTCATATCATTTTTGCTTCTCTTCAATACACAGCTCAAAGATAAATTTGATAAAAATCTTGCGGAAATAGACCTGGTAGTAGGTGCGAAAGGAAGCCCGCTGCAGATGATTCTCTGCAATATGTACCATATAGACAATCCGACCGGTAATATTCCTATAAAAAACGCTGCACCATTGCTAAAGGACTTGCACCCGCTTATCAAAAAAGCGATACCGCTCTCTTTGGGAGACAATTATAAATCTTATCGCATCGTGGGAACAAATCACGACTTTGTGGATTTATATGGCGGTAAGCTTAAAGAAGGACAATTGTGGAAAGAAGTGCTCGAGGTCACCATTGGCAAATCTGTAGCAGATGAAACCGGCCTGAAGATAGGAGATACCTTTTCCAGTGCACATGGATTTACTGAAGATGATCATGTACATGATGAGCATTCATTCAAAGTTACTGGTGTCCTTGAAGGAACAGGTACTGTAATGGACCAGTTGATCCTGACCAATACGGCATCTGTGTGGAAAGTGCACGAAGGTCATGGTGATGATAGTGAAAACCATGATCACGCCCATGAAGGTGAAGAGCATGACCATGCTCATGGAGACGACCACGCGCTTGACGATGGCCATATCCATGACAATAGTAATCAGGACTTACTCCACCATATGGATCAGGAAATCACTTCTGTACTGATCCAGTATAAAAACAGAACCAACTTCCAGGCACTCAACTTCGGGAGAAATATCAATGAAAATACCGAAATGCAAGCCGCTTCACCGGCGATAGAGATCAACAGACTTTACAATATGATCGGTGTTGGTACCGACGCCCTGAGAGGATTGGCCATCCTGATAGCCATAGTTTCTGCACTCAGTATATTTATATCATTGTTCAAAAGTATGAGGGAAAGAAAGTACGAACTTGCCTTATTAAGAGTCATGGGTGCCGGACGTGGAAAAGTCTTTTCACTCATCATACTTGAAGGTTTGATATTGGCTGTCATCGGATTTTTAATAGGTACATTGCTGTGTCATATCGGAATGGAAACCATTGCAAAGTACCTGAAAGCCGACTTCAGATATAGTTTTACAGGATGGACATGGATTAAAGAAGAGTGGTGGGTCTTTGGTGTATCCCTTGTTTTGGGTTTTGTAGCTGCTTTGATTCCCGCCATTCAGGCTGCCAGAACGGACATTAACAAAACTTTATCTGAAAAATAA
- a CDS encoding ABC transporter ATP-binding protein, producing MISTQNLKYTYPGGALLEFPDFSCDAKDVMLILGTSGVGKTTLLHLLGGILTTQQGSILINDTEINKLSGSALDKFRGQNIGIVFQQNHFVHSINVLENVLLAQNMAGNPTDKKQCMTLLERLNIGHKAKKSIRNLSEGEKQRVAIARALVNNPRLILADEPTSALDDVNCNEVLSLLEEQAKAVGSALIVVTHDTRLKDKIAHRIILQ from the coding sequence ATGATATCGACACAAAATTTAAAGTATACATATCCAGGAGGCGCTTTGCTGGAATTTCCTGACTTTAGTTGCGATGCAAAAGATGTAATGTTGATTCTTGGGACTTCAGGAGTAGGTAAGACCACTTTATTGCATTTATTGGGTGGTATACTGACTACACAGCAAGGGAGCATCCTAATCAATGACACTGAAATCAACAAATTGTCGGGCAGCGCACTCGACAAATTCAGAGGACAAAACATCGGCATCGTCTTTCAACAGAATCACTTTGTACATTCGATCAATGTGCTGGAAAATGTTTTGCTCGCTCAAAATATGGCCGGAAATCCAACGGACAAAAAACAGTGTATGACCTTGCTGGAACGTCTGAATATAGGTCATAAAGCCAAAAAAAGTATCAGAAATCTGAGTGAGGGCGAAAAACAAAGGGTGGCGATAGCACGTGCATTGGTCAATAACCCCAGACTTATACTGGCAGATGAGCCTACATCGGCTTTGGATGACGTCAATTGCAATGAAGTATTATCACTTCTTGAAGAACAGGCCAAAGCAGTTGGATCAGCCCTGATTGTAGTCACCCATGACACCAGATTGAAAGACAAAATTGCTCACAGAATAATATTACAATAA
- a CDS encoding TonB family protein, with translation MMTKNKTDRHAAWKYALVMPLLLGLVVVFSSPEIKGDIQKVIADIITDTIPATQSANLNDVQTLSVKNETIKITLKNGVVESYDLSDSKESEIFQEKYGELAPPPPPPPPPMLHGNALIPEGVESIKVEEDRIIVKHTNGISKFFYLSDQGDMKTYKNFYGEIPKPPAPPSVNEQIPPPPPPPIPSNVKAITQFLGQKSKPLFVLDGNKLESDQKLNLHPGDIENVSVLKGQSATNLYGEEGNNGVVIITTKSAIKEIFRVVEQMPRFPGCEDINNDKEKEDCARTKLLEYIYRNLKYPAEARKKNIEGQVVVQFVIKPDGLIKDVKVVREIGEGCGSEVKILVEGMNKMAVRWIPGKQHGKYVNVLYTLPVKFALQGNDGKSINNNETPHIKPISNGEIFKVVDQMPRFPGCEDQPVEHERDDCAKTKMLEYIYQNLKYPQEARKNQVEGQVVLQFVVRDDGSLGNIKIARDIGAGCGEAAAHVIESMNDKSLRWIPGVQNGQNVDVLYTLPVKFKLEGNKRSSNQESKPIVDYFTNNVNWKECAELDNIFGRMKCSIKKTNDFIKLHLNYPSEARKNNIEGSCKIRAYYNEKGILTKAEIMEDIGHGCGEEALRVVKLMPEMSPAQKDGKPVNGSLPILINFSLNSKVQQKNEAKPNNSSIKMGISEDRFKVKPNPAKESIEFLLSTCLPEDLTVAITDIQGKMLFQKKYKNDYHLFSQQIDIREYNTDILILSVTQGDKTVTKKIVVSK, from the coding sequence ATGATGACAAAAAATAAGACAGACCGGCATGCTGCATGGAAGTATGCATTGGTGATGCCATTACTACTCGGTTTAGTAGTGGTTTTTTCATCTCCTGAGATAAAGGGAGACATCCAAAAAGTAATTGCAGATATTATAACCGACACCATACCTGCTACCCAAAGTGCAAATTTAAATGATGTACAAACACTTTCAGTAAAAAACGAAACAATCAAAATTACTTTAAAAAACGGAGTAGTAGAATCGTACGATCTGTCCGACTCCAAAGAATCTGAAATTTTTCAGGAAAAATATGGTGAATTGGCGCCACCACCTCCTCCTCCGCCACCACCCATGCTACATGGAAATGCCCTGATCCCGGAAGGTGTTGAGTCAATAAAAGTAGAAGAAGATCGAATCATAGTAAAACATACTAATGGTATTTCAAAGTTTTTCTATTTGTCGGACCAAGGAGATATGAAGACATATAAAAATTTTTATGGTGAAATTCCAAAACCTCCCGCACCTCCTTCTGTTAATGAACAAATTCCACCACCACCGCCACCACCAATACCATCCAATGTAAAGGCTATAACTCAATTTTTGGGTCAGAAATCCAAACCTTTATTTGTATTAGACGGAAATAAATTGGAAAGTGATCAAAAATTAAATCTCCATCCCGGAGATATAGAAAATGTATCAGTTCTTAAAGGTCAATCAGCCACTAATCTTTATGGTGAAGAAGGAAACAACGGAGTGGTCATTATCACGACAAAGTCTGCAATAAAAGAGATATTCAGGGTTGTGGAACAAATGCCACGCTTCCCAGGGTGCGAAGACATAAATAATGACAAGGAAAAAGAAGATTGTGCCAGAACCAAGTTACTGGAGTATATTTACAGAAACCTCAAATATCCGGCCGAGGCCCGTAAAAAAAATATCGAAGGACAGGTCGTAGTACAATTTGTTATAAAACCTGATGGCCTTATAAAAGATGTAAAAGTTGTTAGGGAGATAGGTGAAGGATGTGGCAGTGAAGTGAAAATCCTCGTAGAAGGAATGAATAAAATGGCGGTAAGATGGATACCGGGCAAACAACATGGTAAATATGTCAATGTACTTTATACACTTCCGGTAAAATTTGCATTACAGGGCAATGATGGAAAATCAATCAACAATAATGAAACCCCTCATATAAAGCCAATAAGCAATGGAGAGATATTCAAAGTTGTCGATCAAATGCCGCGCTTCCCGGGGTGCGAAGACCAGCCAGTAGAACACGAAAGAGACGACTGTGCAAAAACCAAGATGCTTGAGTATATATATCAAAACCTTAAGTATCCTCAAGAAGCCCGAAAAAATCAGGTAGAAGGACAAGTAGTTTTACAGTTTGTTGTTCGTGATGATGGCAGCCTTGGAAACATCAAAATTGCAAGAGATATCGGTGCCGGCTGTGGTGAAGCAGCAGCCCATGTAATAGAGAGTATGAATGACAAAAGTTTAAGATGGATACCAGGAGTACAAAATGGACAAAATGTCGATGTACTGTACACTTTACCGGTGAAGTTTAAGCTGGAAGGAAATAAAAGATCTTCAAATCAAGAATCAAAACCTATTGTAGATTATTTTACTAATAATGTCAACTGGAAAGAGTGTGCAGAATTAGATAATATATTTGGGAGAATGAAGTGTTCAATTAAAAAGACAAATGATTTTATAAAACTTCATTTAAATTATCCTTCAGAAGCACGTAAAAATAATATTGAAGGCTCTTGCAAGATTAGGGCCTACTACAACGAAAAAGGAATACTTACTAAAGCTGAAATCATGGAAGATATAGGACATGGCTGCGGAGAAGAAGCCTTAAGGGTTGTAAAATTAATGCCGGAAATGTCACCGGCTCAAAAGGATGGTAAACCAGTAAATGGCTCTTTACCTATTTTAATTAATTTTTCACTTAACAGTAAAGTTCAGCAAAAAAATGAGGCTAAACCAAATAATTCAAGTATTAAAATGGGGATTTCTGAAGACAGGTTTAAGGTTAAACCTAATCCTGCAAAAGAATCAATAGAATTTTTATTATCGACATGTCTGCCCGAAGATCTTACAGTTGCAATCACAGATATTCAGGGTAAAATGCTTTTCCAGAAAAAATATAAAAACGATTATCATTTGTTTTCACAGCAAATAGATATCCGTGAATACAATACTGACATCCTGATATTATCTGTCACACAAGGCGACAAAACAGTAACAAAAAAGATTGTGGTCAGTAAATAA
- a CDS encoding BlaI/MecI/CopY family transcriptional regulator: protein MQKLTKAEEEIMQLFWDKGPSLVSALIEEMPEPKPPHSSVSSIVRILEKKGFVAHKAYGKTYEYFPTISKKEYSRFSLSKLISNYFEGSVNELVSFLVKENDITLTELERIKQELANKKK, encoded by the coding sequence ATGCAAAAATTGACAAAAGCGGAAGAGGAAATCATGCAATTATTTTGGGACAAAGGGCCATCATTAGTCAGTGCGCTCATCGAAGAAATGCCGGAACCAAAACCACCACATTCATCAGTCTCATCTATCGTCAGGATTCTGGAGAAAAAAGGGTTTGTAGCTCATAAGGCATATGGTAAAACATACGAGTATTTCCCGACAATCAGCAAAAAAGAATATTCCAGATTTTCGCTCTCAAAACTTATTTCCAACTATTTTGAAGGTTCAGTCAACGAGCTGGTATCTTTTCTGGTGAAAGAAAATGATATTACACTTACTGAGCTCGAACGTATCAAGCAGGAATTGGCAAACAAGAAAAAATAA
- a CDS encoding tetratricopeptide repeat protein, translating to MKSPFYIILLTIVSYLRILAQDQSCYKGDTFLASQDYFAALEAYMVCYHVDTSYKKPLSSAANCLYLLGDYQKAKTYYHLLETDTLYDTDAKIKLASIYESQQNLPKAIRYNIALSKIFPGNPFYLRKLGSLFQQGNEPTQALQSYRAAIRLNDRDLLAVQGLSEMMLSLEQPYVADSLITKALAIDSTHIGLSLLHGRVKYKLKDYVSCASILHKLTYLTELNNYYNKMLGYAFMQIDSLDKSVYHLQKSLLNEGDPEYALFYLGLAHEKKNEYEKSKYFFNEAIKAGISEDLDQYHRGLARINSAAGHYKEAVENYQTSLKYRNDPKVYFYMASASEQYLKDKSKSIEYYQKFLSANTSDTSMKETARIRVKLLKEQRFMKGDLK from the coding sequence ATGAAGTCACCATTTTATATTATTCTGTTGACTATTGTTAGCTATCTGCGGATCCTGGCTCAGGATCAATCGTGTTACAAGGGCGACACATTTTTGGCATCGCAGGATTATTTTGCAGCGCTTGAGGCATATATGGTCTGTTATCACGTGGACACTTCCTATAAAAAACCACTATCATCCGCAGCCAACTGCCTGTATCTGCTGGGCGACTATCAAAAGGCAAAAACATACTATCATCTGCTGGAAACGGATACACTGTACGATACAGATGCTAAAATAAAACTCGCATCCATTTACGAATCACAACAAAACCTGCCCAAAGCCATAAGATATAACATCGCTCTTTCAAAGATTTTTCCGGGCAATCCATTCTATCTGAGGAAACTGGGAAGTCTTTTTCAACAAGGCAACGAACCTACACAAGCACTACAATCCTATCGCGCTGCCATCAGACTCAATGACAGAGACTTGCTGGCTGTCCAGGGTTTGTCGGAAATGATGTTGTCACTTGAGCAACCTTATGTAGCCGATTCATTAATTACCAAAGCCTTGGCCATCGACAGTACTCATATCGGACTTTCTCTTTTACACGGCAGAGTAAAATACAAATTAAAAGATTACGTATCCTGCGCAAGTATCCTACACAAACTCACCTATCTGACCGAACTGAACAATTATTACAACAAAATGCTGGGATATGCATTTATGCAGATAGATTCATTGGACAAGTCGGTATATCATTTGCAAAAATCATTGCTCAATGAAGGAGATCCTGAGTATGCACTGTTTTATCTGGGCCTTGCTCATGAAAAGAAAAATGAATATGAAAAATCAAAGTATTTCTTCAATGAAGCCATAAAGGCAGGAATTTCTGAAGATCTGGATCAATATCATCGGGGTTTGGCGCGTATCAACAGTGCTGCAGGTCATTATAAAGAAGCCGTTGAAAATTATCAGACCAGCCTCAAATACCGCAACGATCCTAAAGTTTATTTTTATATGGCGTCCGCGTCTGAGCAATATCTCAAAGATAAATCAAAATCCATTGAGTACTACCAGAAGTTTTTAAGTGCCAATACATCAGACACCTCCATGAAGGAAACTGCCCGAATTCGTGTAAAATTGCTCAAAGAGCAACGATTTATGAAAGGTGATTTGAAATAA